One Microplitis demolitor isolate Queensland-Clemson2020A chromosome 2, iyMicDemo2.1a, whole genome shotgun sequence DNA segment encodes these proteins:
- the LOC103573560 gene encoding vacuolar protein sorting-associated protein 11 homolog, which produces MAFLEWRRFNFFDLKKEVDNGKIFEVLGDSQVTSATSGNGSLIFSDSLGNIHVVKRTYQVSSFKAYEMSCTLMHQVPHTSYLFTIGEDDPGCNPTIKVWNFSKLDKQENPTCIRISRATPSFRAVPATALCIHPSLTLMAVGFSDGSVMLYRGDVTRDRKNKIKVIKDSNTAVTGLAIRSPGKQNYLFVATTLNVYLYNITVKDKEVKTVLDNMGCAPGCSVLAETSQDSHFMIARNDAVYCYTLDGRGPCYAIEGQKVMLDWFRGYLVIVAKESASTPSGAGASRSTTISAKPSTIEPIPPGVDKHLITVLDIQNKFIVFSASMISISAIVSEWGGFFILSGDNKLYHLDEKDLQLKLALLFKKNLYDVAIRIAKSQQYDSEGLVDIFRQYGDHLYSKGDHNAAIEQYIRTIGKLEPSYVIRKFLDSQHIDNLTTYLQALHKQGKATEDHTTLLLNCYTKLNQTDKLKQFIMTKDREVDFDVEIAIKVCRSASPEDALLLARKHKKHEWFLRIQIEDKQEYKSALEYMGTLEFEEAEMMMKKYGKVLIENVPALATEFLKKLCTNYRPVTVDRPLIDQNVDLDEQTDRANPEDFIHLFLNNSERLVEFLEYLVKCDTKWSTLVYNTLVEHYLHVWEAQEADVTKLQYEQKVIRLLQNSEACYDKDQILILCHQHNFRRGLLYLYEERKLYQEILQYHLREADDESVLSTCRRFGHQDPNLWVQALWSVARNRKASPKLLADILAFIAAEKLLPPLMVIDALSTSLNCTLGDVRSYLTSVLKTEYEQTVADHELVEKYRKDTIKLREQIDVIKSSTIIFQGSRCSACHHQLELPSVHFMCTHSYHQHCFQSFSENENECPACLPNNKKLLDIIRAQEASRDLHETFHSLLDRAEDPFSLVADYFGRGVFKKLMVITDTDAEKPLLAGITNTAALNPIVRNSEDQEVKERAFGTSEARIRLTEGKSKDLDERGRYAMTLEANISPRSDRERKSSPVRIREALIVNSSPRNSPGKGFVVPKTPIVPVNAVAVDYDEKNNPFAEEATEEKCINPFDEDDDKDDDDYNKNLNPFSK; this is translated from the exons atggcATTTCTCgag tGGCGccgattcaatttttttgatttaaaaaaagaagtcgataatggaaaaatatttgaagtaCTTggg gACTCCCAAGTGACGTCAGCGACAAGCGGCAATGGGAGTTTGATATTTTCCGACAGCCTCGGGAACATCCACGTGGTGAAACGAACATATCAAGTCTCGAGTTTCAAAGCCTATGAAATGTCATGCACGCTGATGCACCAGGTGCCTCATACCTCGTACCTCTTCACCATCGGCGAAGACGACCCCGGCTGCAACCCGACAATCAAAGTCTGGAACTTTTCTAAGCTCGACAAACAGGAAAACCCCACGTGCATCCGCATCAGCCGCGCGACCCCCAGCTTCCGAGCGGTGCCAGCGACTGCGCTGTGCATTCACCCGAGTCTCACTTTAATGGCAGTGGGATTCTCCGATGGCTCGGTGATGCTCTACCGCGGGGACGTCACCCGCGACcgcaagaataaaataaaagttatcaaaGACTCCAACACTGCGGTGACTGGTCTAGCAATCCGGTCCCCAGGTAAGCAGAACTACTTGTTCGTCGCGACGACCTTGAACGTCTACCTCTACAACATCACCGTCAAAGACAAAGAAGTCAAGACCGTCCTGGACAACATGGGCTGCGCTCCAGGATGCAGTGTCCTGGCGGAGACCAGTCAGGACAGTCATTTTATGATCGCGCGCAATGACGCAGTCTACTGCTACACCCTGGACGGCCGCGGGCCCTGTTACGCCATCGAGGGTCAGAAGGTCATGCTCGACTGGTTCCGCGGGTACTTAGTAATCGTGGCCAAGGAATCCGCGAGCACTCCCTCAGGAGCTGGAGCTTCCAGAAGTACCACGATCTCCGCGAAGCCCAGTACCATAGAGCCGATTCCCCCAGGAGTTGACAAGCACCTGATCACCGTCCTGGACATTCAGAACAAGTTCATCGTTTTCTCCGCCTCGATGATCTCCATTTCCGCCATCGTCTCCGAGTGGGGCGGGTTCTTTATTTTGAGCGGCGACAATAAACTCTATCACCTAGACGAAAAGGATCTGCAGCTAAAACTCGCTCtgctgtttaaaaaaaatttgtatgacGTCGCGATACGGATCGCCAAGAGCCAGCAGTATGACAGCGAAGGCCTCGTCGACATTTTCCGTCAGTACGGCGACCATTTATACTCCAAGGGTGACCACAATGCCGCGATAGAGCAGTACATCCGCACCATCGGTAAACTGGAACCTTCTTACGTGATCCGGAAGTTCCTGGACTCCCAGCATATTGACAACTTGACGACTTACTTGCAAGCGCTGCACAAACAAGGGAAAGCTACCGAGGACCACACGACTCTGCTGCTCAACTGCTACACAAAGCTCAACCAGACTGACAAACTGAAGCAGTTCATCATGACCAAAGACCGGGAAGTTGACTTCGACGTCGAAATCGCTATTAAAGTCTGCCGGTCGGCCTCTCCGGAAGACGCTCTGCTGCTCGCTCGCAAGCACAAAAAGCACGAGTGGTTCCTGAGGATCCAGATAGAGGACAAGCAGGAGTACAAGAGCGCGTTGGAGTACATGGGGACTCTGGAGTTCGAGGAAGCcgagatgatgatgaagaaataCGGGAAAGTCTTGATCGAGAATGTCCCCGCCCTGGCGAccgagtttttgaaaaaattgtgcACCAATTATCGACCAGTTACCGTCGATCGTCCTCTGATTGACCAGAATGTCGACCTGGATGAGCAGACCGACCGCGCGAACCCCGAAGACTTCATTCATTTGTTCCTGAACAATTCCGAGAGGTTGGTCGAGTTCCTCGAGTATTTGGTGAAGTGTGACACGAAATGGAGCACTTTAGTTTACAATACTCTCGTGGAACACTACCTCCACGTGTGGGAAGCCCAGGAAGCCGACGTTACTAAACTGCAGTATGAGCAGAAGGTAATTCGCCTGCTGCAGAACTCGGAGGCCTGTTACGACAAAGATCAGATCCTGATTCTCTGCCACCAGCATAACTTCCGTCGGGGTCTGCTCTACTTGTACGAGGAGCGGAAGCTGTACCAGGAAATTCTGCAATACCATCTGCGGGAAGCGGACGACGAGTCTGTTTTATCGACATGCCGCAGATTCGGGCACCAGGACCCGAACCTCTGGGTCCAGGCCCTCTGGAGCGTCGCTCGTAATCGTAAGGCTTCGCCGAAACTGTTGGCGGACATTTTGGCTTTCATCGCTGCTGAAAAACTGCTTCCGCCGCTGATGGTAATCGACGCACTGTCCACTTCATTGAACTGCACTCTGGGTGATGTCAGGAGCTACTTGACCAGTGTACTGAAGACTGAATACGAGCAGACGGTGGCTGATCATGAACTGGTTGAAAAGTACCGCAAGGACACCATCAAACTCCGCGAGCAAATTGACGTCATCAAGAGCAGCACCATAATTTTTCAAGGGTCCAGGTGCAGTGCCTGCCATCACCAGCTGGAATTACCTTCTGTCCACTTCATGTGCACGCATTCTTATCACCAGCACTGCTTCCAAAGCTTCTCGGAGAACGAAAACGAGTGCCCGGCTTGCTTGCCTAATAATAAGAAGCTGCTGGACATCATCAGGGCGCAAGAAGCCTCCAGGGATTTGCACGAAACCTTCCATAGTCTGCTGGACCGAGCCGAGGATCCATTTTCGCTGGTTGCTGACTACTTTGGCCGCGGGGTTTTCAAGAAGCTCATGGTGATCACCGACACTGATGCCGAGAAGCCGCTGCTGGCTGGAATCACCAACACTGCGGCGCTTAATCCTATCGTGAGGAACAGCGAGGACCAGGAGGTCAAGGAACGGGCATTCGGGACTTCAGAGGCCAGGATCAGGTTGACTGAAGGCAAATCTAAGGACCTGGATGAACGGGGCAGGTACGCGATGACTTTGGAGGCAAACATCAGTCCCAGGAGTGACCGCGAAAGAAAATCTTCACCTGTCAGGATTCGCGAGGCTCTGATTGTCAACAGCAGCCCGAGGAACTCCCCGGGGAAGGGATTCGTTGTTCCCAAGACTCCCATTGTTCCGGTTAATGCTGTCGCGGTTGACTatgatgagaaaaataatCCGTTCGCTGAAGAAGCTACGGAGGAAAAATGTATTAACCCTTTTGATGAAGACGACGACAAGGATGACGatgattacaataaaaatttgaatcctttcagtaaatag